The genome window ACATGCCACGCGATGACGGGAACCTCGTAGTAGAGCCAGAGCAACTGCCCGAGGTCGCGGCGGACCCGATAGCCTCCAAGTACCTGCGCAGGTACGTTGGGGCGCGTGAGCTCATACATGACAGGCCCCGCTGGTGCCTGTGGCTGGTCGATGCGCCCGCCAGCGACCTGGAAGCCAGCCCGGTGCTCGCAACTCGTTTGCGGCGGGTGAGGGAGTTCCGGTCAGCAAGCACAGCCGAATCCACTCGCGGAATGGCCGCAACGCCGCATCTCTTCGGGCAACGAGCTCAGCCCAGCGTCAACTACCTCTGCATCCCAAGTGTCGTCAGCGAGAGACGGCGCTACTTCGCTGCCGCATACTTCACACCCGACGTCATCAGCAGCAACGCCGTCTTCATGGCGCCCGACCCAGAAGGAACAGCGCTCGCGGTCGTGTCGTCGACGATGTTCATCGCATGGATGAAGACGATCGGAGGCCGCCTCGAGTCTCGGGTTCGCTTCTCCAACACCTTCAGCTACAACACGTTCCCCCTGCCCCCCGCAGCTGCGAACCACCTATCGGCGCTTAGTGACGCTGCACGCGGAGTTGTCCTAGCGCGAGCGAACCACCCCCACGCCTCACTCGCCGAGCTGTACGACCCCGAAGCCATGCCATCAGATCTGGTGGCAGCTCACGCGAGGATTGACGCTGTCATCGACCCCCTGTTTGACCTTCCGCCGACCCCGGCTCTGACTGACCGGCAGGCGGCCTTGTTTGCCATGTACTCACAACTGACTGGCAGGTAGCACTTGTCTGGACTGAACCACTGGGCGAAGTCGGGGTGGGCCTACAAGCCTTCTTCCGTCGCCGACCTGATGAGCGCCGTGACACGTCTGGGCACCCATAAGTCCACCAGGCGATTCCTATGGCGTGGGCAAGCGAACATGCACTGGTCACTGGAGCCAGCACTCGCGCGAAGACTGAGGGAATCGGACGCTCCGCACGATGAGCCAGCGGTTGCTGCAGCCGAGCAGAAGCTCCTGAAGGCTGCCCGAAGCTGGCCAGCATCGGAGTTCGCGGGACCTCAAAGCGACCAGCAACTACTCGCCATTCTCCAGCATCATGGAGTTCCCACGGGGCTCATCGACCTCACCACTGATCCCCTAACAGCATTGTGGTTCGCGTGCGAGAAAGACTCCGACCCAGACAGCGCTAGAAAGGCCGGGGTAGCGTTGGTCTTCGACGTCACCGACTGGCCGAACTTGGCCACGGAATCGGCCAGCTCATACGCGAAGTGGAGCGACGCGGCAGATCCATTGACTGAGGAGTACCGACAGCACCTCGCAGGGGGACGACCGTTCCTGATTGAGCCCACGCGACCAAGCGGGAGGATGGCGGCTCAACGAGGGCGCCTATTCCGAGCGCCAGTTGTGAACCAGCCTCCACCCTTCCTGGTCCAGGTAGATCAAGTCACGGGCTGTGGCCCCAAGACGCCCCCCAAGGACGTGCTCGAGTGGGCCAAGACGGCGGGCCAACCAGCACACCTGCCGTTCGCGGCGATCATCATCGGGACTCAACAGAAGACGACACTCCGGGCACACTTGGCGGGATCGTTCGGGCTCGACCGATCAAGGTTGTTCCCGGAGGTAGCTGGGTTTGCGGAGGCCGTCCGCAACGGTTCCGTGCAGTACTGACTCAGTGCAGATGCGTTGGCGGGAGAACTCGTGCCGCTCGGCCTGTCCCCACCGTCCTGGTCGAGTCCAACTACGCGCGCCCCGAGTCGGCGACGATGGCCGCGACGCCAGTTAGGACGTCGATGGCGGTTAGGAGCGCGAGAGCGAAACGTACGTGGTCGAGTCGCAAGCGCGTCATGCCTTCAACGCTGCAGATCGGGACGTCGTCCAGGCACGTGAGGCGACTGGCAACCAATTCAGAGTCGGAGAGGGCAGCCCACATGTAGCCGTGCGCCATGCCGGACGACCACCGATAGAGCCACTCCGCATTCGCAACACCCGGCCCAAGCACGTTGGCCGCAGCATCTACGATCTCTGGCCGCAGCGGAACCGCCCGCGCAAGACTCGCCGAGTCTGGTACGCGTACCTTGGGCAAGATCTTCTCTCGGTCCCCTCTTCCTCTGGCGCCAACGAGTTCCAGCCTCTGGCCGTCGGCGATGAGCTGCTCGCAGGTCTCGTTGGCCTTCTGCGTCAGTGGGTCACCTCGGAGTGAGTTCAGGTAGCTCGCCTGCTCGTGGGTACTGCGCCAAACCGCCGCGAATCCGCGCTGCTGCAGGACCGTTAGAGACAGATCCCCAACGAGCCAACGGGCGCTCGCACCCGACTCCAATGACTGGCGCACGAGGACGCAAGCCCCGTGAACCGTGATCCGCAGATTCCTATCATCAGGTTCCCGGAGAACCAAGAAGTGGAGACTCCTGAGGGCATCAAGACCGGCCGCCACGTGGATGGATGCGATCGCAAATGCCTCGGCCGCGAAGTCGAGCTTGGCCACTCTGTCGCGAATCGACCCGGCTTCGACTGGGGCTTGGATCAGGGTCTCGACTCGCTCGATTGTCTCTGGAATCTGCGAGACGAGCTTGTACAGATTGGCCACGTTGACGGCCTGCGCGCGCTCCTCTGGCGAGGATGGGACCATTTGGTTCACCTGAGGTTGAGGGGGAGGGCCATCACCAGTCCCTCATGTCGTAGGAGCGGTCGGGCAGCTCTGTCATGAGACGGAGGCGGTTCTCCGTGGAGTCGGCGAGTGTCTGGAAGAAACCACGTTCGATTGAACCTCGCGGAAGTCCCTGCGCCGTCTGACGAGCGCGGTCTCGGCTCCTCGCGTCTTCGTGGCCCGGATGGCCCAACCACGCGGCATGAACGCCATGGTTCGTCGGCAGGAGCGCCTGGAACACGGTCCTTGCCTCGTCCCGGTCAAGCCTCCGCGCCTGGTGGAGAAGTCTCGCGACAGTTGAAACATTGTCAAACAGCACCGTGGACGGCGCGTGGCCAAGTATGCGCGCAACCGCGAGTAGTGCGGACGGCGAGCTAGTGCTATCGACGTCGAGCACGGACAGGGCCTGGTGATCCCACTCGACTGCCAGCAGCCCGTACAACGTTGCCATGTCGTCGCGCAGCGAGTACTGGCCCCGGCCGCTTCCGCTACTGGTCATTCGCGCTCGCACTTCCGCCAGGCAGCGAGCCAACTGGGCTGTCTCCCGAACTCCCAGGGGAGGATCCCAACCTCGAGGGAGAGCCTCGTAGTCCCAATCTCGCCTGATTGTTCGTTCTTCGATCCGGTCGAGGAGGAAGCTCGTCACCCGAAGAGGGTCAAGCCGCGACAGCTCGCTGAGCGCGGCCTTCAGTTCGTACTCGTCTATGGACTTGCATTCGAGGAGCTGATCCAGGAGCGAATCTCGCAGGGCCGAATCGGCGTCACCCCATCTCAGTGGGCCTCGCGGTGCGAGGCTGCTCAACGACTCCGCAGCGACCTTGGTCGACTGACCGAACTCGACCCGGGCCAGTAAGTCGAGCGCCTCTGTGGTGTCGGAAAGACCAATGAGGTAGACAGCGCGACCCATCGAGGCCCGGACCAGTTCATCCGCGTGCTCCGCCAACCGCGTCAACAGCTCCCTCTCACCCCCGAGAAGCTTCGTGCGCCCGCCGCGATTCCACGACAGAGCCCCGGCGGCAGCCCGCTGCAGCCGGACAGAGGGGCTGTCGGCCATGGCGTCGGCCAAGGCTACGGCTCTAGCGTCTCCGGCATTCGCAAGCACAGACAAGGCAGGAGCGACGAATCCAGTCAGCTCGGGGTAGGAACCGCTCAGAACAGCCTCGCAAAGCCGGATGGCTATGGTCGGCCTCGCGGCAAATGCTTCCCAGAGGAAACGGCCAGAACTGCCGCCGCCGTCCAACGCGGTGCGCTCTACGTACAGGCGTTCCTCCAAGTGCTGAAGCACCTCATCGTCGTCGCGGCCCTCACTCATAGCTCTGGCCACGCGGCCAAAGCGGGCCGCCCGTTCGCATTCGGCCTCCGCGTAGCTACCTGCCGTCCGCAGGTCACCACTTCCCCAGCCATCATGCAGACACTGAGCCAGCTCGTCGTCAAGCGATGTCGCCAGGGAGTCCAACACAACATTCGCGGCTGTCTTGGTGTTCCTCGGGCCGTAGGCCGCATGCCATCTGACCGCCTCGCGAATCGCTACTCGGATAGCTGGATCATGTTCCGGCTCGGCACCGATTCGGCCCAGTGCCCTGATGACTGGAACGAACTCCTTGGACCACGCAGCCTGCTCTTCGTCGCTGGGCGAGCGGCCAAACATCCCGACTGGGCCGCGAATCGAATTCTCGAGCGCTCTGATGCCGCGGACAGCAGCCGACACATCGCCACTTCGAGCCTGCTCGACCGCCAGCTTGATCACGCGGGATCGAATGTCGCGGACTGCATCAGGACTGACAGCGAATGGGTAGAACGTGAGCGCTAGATGCGAGGATATGTGATCGCAGCCCTCGACGGCGAGGACAGGTTCAATGACGTCGAACGGCGACACCTTCGAAGGTTCAGCCAGCCAACTAGTCGCGGCGTCGACAACAACTTCGATGTACTCAAGAGGCTTCCCGCTACCAAAGTCGGCCAGCTCCTTCAAGACGCGAAGTGGATGATCGGGGTGCTGATTCGGCGGCCGCTTGTCACCCTGTGCCAGTGACCAGAGCAAATCAAGGGCCGACCGCAGAAACTCAAGGTGGCAAGCGATGTTCCTCAGCACAGGAGTGATCGCGTGGACAGCGTCCTCCCGGGAAGTCGCCCATGTGGAGTCAGCGACCTGGGGAGCATCGGTGGCCCTTGGCTTGGTGGCGAGAACCGCCTCCACAAGTGACAACGCTCGTCGCGGTTGATAGTGCGCCATCCTGGCGCACAGCTTCAGGAGCTCGACTTGCTGCTCATAGGATCCACTAGCCACATCGCGGTGCAGGTTCGTCCACAACTCACCCACCATGTCAGTGCGCGTCGACGCGCTACTCCGAACCTGCCAATCCATTCGCGAGGCGTTGACCAGCAAGTGCTGGAGCGCCGCCCCGCGCGCAGCATGTTGGGCGCGGCGGAGGTAGCGTGTGGCGCGATCGGCTCGATCGTCGTACGCAGCTCGGCTCAGAACAATGTCAGCAAGCATGTCCGGAACAACCCGGACCGAGCCACTGCGGCGAAGAACCAGCCCAGCGTCCTCTAGCTGACATATGCGACCGTTCACCTCGTCCCACGACGCGAGACCTGTGACGCTGGTGATCGCTGTGGCGAAGGCTTCATCGCTCAATCGCACCGGCTGGAAGGCAGCAAGCGCGACGAGAACCTCTCGACGGTGGATCGCCTCTGTTCCGGACCCCTGGTCGGTGATCAACTCGCCAAATCGGCGGAAGACCTCCTCCCGCAGCAAGACATCAGATCCAAAGGCCGACCCAGAGAGCTCCCCGCGCTCGAGAAGATCAGCAGCTATCACGCCGACGAAGGGGCAATCAGCGCTGATGGCCGCCAACTGGCAGACCAGCGGATCGGTGACCGGCCGATTGATGAGAGATGAGACCAGCTTGCGGGCGTCGAGTGGCGACAAATCCTCAAGTATCCAGCTCTTTACGTGCCGCAGAGACTGATTGAGCCTCCGGACCTCGGCGCTCAAGCTCGCCTTACCGTCCGGCCGACTTGCCAAGAGCAGCTTCGCATTCGGTCGGTGCTGCCGTAGCTGCGCCGCGAGACCAGCAATGCCACCCATGCCGTGTGCGTCATCGATTACGACCACGAGTCCGCCTGCGCGCGGGAGGCTGTCGAAATCAGTCGGCGCGGGCGTCTGGTCGAGTGCAACGAACCGGAAGTGAACTTCCGATTCATGCCTTCGGCTCGCGACGTCACGTAGGATTTTTGACTTCCCCAGCCCGCCGCGACCAACAACGATGGCGATATTCGAGGACTCGGGGTCGGCCACCCACTCCAGCATCTCGTTGATCACCGCATCACGGCCAACGAGCTCTTGCCGATGATCCAAGATCGTCGATGGGGTGCGTCGGTAGAACTCGTCGACTGTCATCCAGGGCCCGGCCCCCGGCATTCCAAGGAACGAAGCGACATGGCTGGGGAAGTAGGCACGGACTAGTTGAATGGCACTCTCATCTGGCAACCTCCGGACTTGCCGCGACAGATCAGCCTGATCCCACAGGCTCCATCCGGAATGATTCTCCATCTCAAACCGCACTGCGGACGTCGCAGTTCGGGCGAGAGCAATCACGGACTCATCCACGTCGATCTCGGCGTCCTTCACGGCCTGCCGCGCCTTCGCTGGCCCGAAACTCTGCGTCCTCTTGCACTGAATACCAATGCGCTGACCGTCTGGCTTCACGACCAGGATGTCGAAACCACGCTGGTCGTCGCCCCGCCCTCCGATCTGGCTTACCGTTGCGCCCTGGAACCGTCGCTCGACAAGCTCTGCTACAAACTGCTCGAAAACGTCCTCCGCGAGACTGGTTAGCGGAATGGTCCGAAGGAGGGGACGGGTCGGTAGCGGTTCTGCACCAGGATCGGAGTCCGGCTTCGCCGTTCGCCCAGCAGCGGACACGAGTTCTCCAACGTCCAAGTCGAGCGCAGCCGCCACTCTTGCGACCATCTTCCCGGGTGGTCGGGACTGCCCTTTCTCCCACCGGCTCACAGTTTGCTGTGCCACCTCAAGCTGCGCGGCCAGCTCTCCCTGACTCAATGCCTGGCGCGTCCGCGCACTACTCAGCAATCGACCCAACTCTTGGTACATGTCCGCCACGCTACTACACATGCCATGGCGTGCTACACAGTTGCCTGTGTGGCATCGGCGCGGACACGACACGTGCGAGGAAGGTGCGAACCATCGCCCTTACGGTAG of Candidatus Nanopelagicales bacterium contains these proteins:
- a CDS encoding FRG domain-containing protein; this encodes MSGLNHWAKSGWAYKPSSVADLMSAVTRLGTHKSTRRFLWRGQANMHWSLEPALARRLRESDAPHDEPAVAAAEQKLLKAARSWPASEFAGPQSDQQLLAILQHHGVPTGLIDLTTDPLTALWFACEKDSDPDSARKAGVALVFDVTDWPNLATESASSYAKWSDAADPLTEEYRQHLAGGRPFLIEPTRPSGRMAAQRGRLFRAPVVNQPPPFLVQVDQVTGCGPKTPPKDVLEWAKTAGQPAHLPFAAIIIGTQQKTTLRAHLAGSFGLDRSRLFPEVAGFAEAVRNGSVQY
- a CDS encoding helix-turn-helix domain-containing protein; translated protein: MYQELGRLLSSARTRQALSQGELAAQLEVAQQTVSRWEKGQSRPPGKMVARVAAALDLDVGELVSAAGRTAKPDSDPGAEPLPTRPLLRTIPLTSLAEDVFEQFVAELVERRFQGATVSQIGGRGDDQRGFDILVVKPDGQRIGIQCKRTQSFGPAKARQAVKDAEIDVDESVIALARTATSAVRFEMENHSGWSLWDQADLSRQVRRLPDESAIQLVRAYFPSHVASFLGMPGAGPWMTVDEFYRRTPSTILDHRQELVGRDAVINEMLEWVADPESSNIAIVVGRGGLGKSKILRDVASRRHESEVHFRFVALDQTPAPTDFDSLPRAGGLVVVIDDAHGMGGIAGLAAQLRQHRPNAKLLLASRPDGKASLSAEVRRLNQSLRHVKSWILEDLSPLDARKLVSSLINRPVTDPLVCQLAAISADCPFVGVIAADLLERGELSGSAFGSDVLLREEVFRRFGELITDQGSGTEAIHRREVLVALAAFQPVRLSDEAFATAITSVTGLASWDEVNGRICQLEDAGLVLRRSGSVRVVPDMLADIVLSRAAYDDRADRATRYLRRAQHAARGAALQHLLVNASRMDWQVRSSASTRTDMVGELWTNLHRDVASGSYEQQVELLKLCARMAHYQPRRALSLVEAVLATKPRATDAPQVADSTWATSREDAVHAITPVLRNIACHLEFLRSALDLLWSLAQGDKRPPNQHPDHPLRVLKELADFGSGKPLEYIEVVVDAATSWLAEPSKVSPFDVIEPVLAVEGCDHISSHLALTFYPFAVSPDAVRDIRSRVIKLAVEQARSGDVSAAVRGIRALENSIRGPVGMFGRSPSDEEQAAWSKEFVPVIRALGRIGAEPEHDPAIRVAIREAVRWHAAYGPRNTKTAANVVLDSLATSLDDELAQCLHDGWGSGDLRTAGSYAEAECERAARFGRVARAMSEGRDDDEVLQHLEERLYVERTALDGGGSSGRFLWEAFAARPTIAIRLCEAVLSGSYPELTGFVAPALSVLANAGDARAVALADAMADSPSVRLQRAAAGALSWNRGGRTKLLGGERELLTRLAEHADELVRASMGRAVYLIGLSDTTEALDLLARVEFGQSTKVAAESLSSLAPRGPLRWGDADSALRDSLLDQLLECKSIDEYELKAALSELSRLDPLRVTSFLLDRIEERTIRRDWDYEALPRGWDPPLGVRETAQLARCLAEVRARMTSSGSGRGQYSLRDDMATLYGLLAVEWDHQALSVLDVDSTSSPSALLAVARILGHAPSTVLFDNVSTVARLLHQARRLDRDEARTVFQALLPTNHGVHAAWLGHPGHEDARSRDRARQTAQGLPRGSIERGFFQTLADSTENRLRLMTELPDRSYDMRDW